A stretch of Geminocystis sp. NIES-3708 DNA encodes these proteins:
- a CDS encoding toxin secretion, membrane fusion protein, with protein sequence MEKTYQKISLKQQSSDFNYWQTQTYQQRLQALEEIRQEYHLWKYQNVESRLQRIYTVSQR encoded by the coding sequence ATGGAAAAAACCTATCAAAAAATATCTCTAAAACAACAATCAAGCGACTTTAACTATTGGCAAACTCAAACCTATCAACAAAGATTACAAGCCTTAGAAGAAATCCGTCAAGAATACCATTTATGGAAATATCAAAATGTTGAATCAAGACTTCAAAGAATTTATACAGTTTCTCAACGCTAA
- a CDS encoding helix-turn-helix domain-containing protein, producing the protein MANSQSVQITKGSDNVFKDLGFEAEEAMNLKIRADLMLQLRSYIEAQGWTQQQAAAFFEETQPRISNLLNGDITRFSIDKLINMLAKTGMKIKVELYR; encoded by the coding sequence ATGGCTAATTCTCAATCAGTACAAATTACTAAAGGTAGTGATAATGTCTTTAAAGACTTGGGCTTTGAAGCCGAAGAAGCCATGAATCTCAAGATTAGAGCGGACTTAATGTTACAGTTACGCTCTTACATCGAAGCACAGGGATGGACACAACAACAAGCCGCCGCCTTTTTTGAGGAAACTCAGCCCCGAATTAGTAACCTTCTCAATGGTGACATTACTCGTTTTAGTATCGATAAACTCATTAATATGTTAGCCAAAACGGGTATGAAGATTAAAGTTGAGCTTTACAGGTAA